In Juglans regia cultivar Chandler chromosome 13, Walnut 2.0, whole genome shotgun sequence, the following proteins share a genomic window:
- the LOC109007061 gene encoding tubby-like F-box protein 8 translates to MSFRSIVRDVRDGFGSLSRRGFEVRLAGHHRGKSHGSLHDLHDHPVIVQNSRWASLPPELLYDVIRRLEESESTWPSRKHVVACAAVCRSWRVMCKDIVKSPEFCGKLTFPVSLKQPGPRDGAVQCFIKRDKSNLTYHLFLCLSPALLVENGKFLLSAKRTRRTTCTEYVISMDADNISRSSSTYIGKLRSNFLGTKFIIYDTQPPFTSTHIPPPGRTSRRFYSKKVSPKVPTGSYNIAQVTYELNVLGTRGPRRMHCVMHSIPASALDAGGTVPGQPELLPRSLEDSFRSISFSKSLDHSVDFSSSRFSEIGGPHDDEEDGKLRPLVLKNKPPRWHEQLQCWCLNFRGRVTVASVKNFQLIAATQPAAGAPTPSQPAPPEHDKIILQFGKVGKDMFTMDYRYPLSAFQAFAICLSSFDTKLACE, encoded by the exons ATGTCGTTCCGTAGTATAGTTCGTGATGTGAGAGATGGTTTTGGGAGCTTATCTAGGCGAGGTTTTGAAGTCCGGCTAGCCGGCCATCACAGAGGCAAATCTCATGGTTCATTACATGATTTGCATGACCATCCCGTCATAGTTCAGAACAGCCGTTGGGCTAGCCTACCCCCCGAGCTACTATATGATGTAATTAGGAGGTTGGAGGAGAGTGAGAGTACATGGCCGTCTCGTAAGCATGTTGTCGCATGTGCAGCAGTTTGCCGTTCTTGGAGGGTTATGTGCAAAGATATTGTCAAGAGTCCTGAGTTCTGTGGGAAACTTACCTTCCCAGTGTCCCTGAAGCAG CCGGGGCCGCGTGATGGAGCTGTTCAGTGTTTCATAAAAAGGGATAAATCTAACTTAACATATCACCTTTTTCTGTGTCTTAGCCCAG CTTTGCTGGTTGAAAATGGTAAATTCCTTCTATCAGCAAAGAGGACTCGAAGAACCACATGCACAGAGTATGTTATCTCTATGGATGCTGATAACATTTCAAGATCAAGTAGCACTTATATTGGGAAGCTGAG ATCAAACTTTCTTGGcacaaaattcataatatatgaTACGCAACCGCCATTCACTTCCACTCACATTCCCCCACCTGGGCGGACAAGCCGTagattttattctaaaaaagtCTCCCCAAAGGTTCCAACAGGAAGCTACAACATTGCCCAGGTAACATACGAGTTAAATGTGCTGGGAACACGGGGCCCAAGAAGGATGCATTGCGTCATGCATTCAATCCCGGCCTCGGCACTCGATGCCGGTGGCACTGTCCCTGGCCAACCAGAGCTGCTTCCCCGCTCACTTGAGGACTCATTCCGGAGCATTTCCTTCTCAAAGTCCCTTGATCACTCCGTTGATTTCAGCAGCTCACGATTTTCTGAAATTGGTGGGCCCCacgatgatgaagaagatggcaAACTTAGACCATTGGTTCTGAAAAACAAGCCCCCTAGATGGCATGAACAATTACAGTGTTGGTGCTTGAATTTCCGTGGGCGGGTAACTGTTGCATCTGTTAAAAACTTCCAGTTGATTGCTGCTACACAGCCTGCTGCTGGTGCACCAACACCATCTCAGCCAGCCCCACCAGAGCATGATAAGATAATTCTGCAGTTTGGTAAAGTTGGTAAAGACATGTTCACCATGGATTATCGTTATCCTCTATCTGCGTTTCAGGCTTTTGCAATTTGCTTGAGCAGCTTTGATACCAAATTGGCTTGTGAATAG
- the LOC109006979 gene encoding COPII coat assembly protein SEC16-like → MGNCGSAPKTQDEADLVPEPAKEDFVKTQEEVKVQQEERENDGNDEKHNDVDEKPANDQDNVAPAATTLVNEAEEKKEAKEDEKTTEIISEETKEAEKPKTEDQVNAAPEKASEAAVSDAAEAPEANKLEEKTAEKKTADSEAEKLEKKTADI, encoded by the exons ATGGGTAATTGTGGTAGTGCACCGAAAACCCAGGACGAGGCTGATCTTGTGCCTGAGCCTGCCAAGGAGGACTTCGTGAAGACCCAAGAGGAGGTCAAGGTTCaacaagaagagagagagaatgatggAAATGACGAAAAGCATAATGATGTTGATGAGAAGCCTGCCAATGATCAGGACAACGTGGCTCCGGCTGCCACCACCTTGGTCAATGAG gctgaagaaaagaaagaagctaAGGAGGATGAGAAGACCACCGAAATTATATCTGAAGAGACAAAAGAAGCAGAAAAGCCAAAGACTGAAGATCAGGTAAATGCTGCACCAGAGAAAGCATCCGAGGCTGCAGTTTCAGATGCTGCAGAAGCTCCAGAAGCCAATAAATTGGAGGAGAAGACAGCAGAAAAGAAGACAGCAGATTCGGAAGCCGAGAAACTTGAAAAGAAGACAGCAGATATATAA